One region of Populus trichocarpa isolate Nisqually-1 chromosome 4, P.trichocarpa_v4.1, whole genome shotgun sequence genomic DNA includes:
- the LOC18097787 gene encoding ceramide synthase LOH2 — protein MDPILTFNGSANPSHFLLPIYFAFGFFLARFILDRFIFRKLAIWLLYSKAKAISSRIDEATIVKCSESMWKLTYYATVEICVLKITCNEPWFRDTKEYFRGWPHQELGFPIMLFYMCQCGFYIYSIAALLIWETRRKDFSVMMSHHVITVILIGYSYSTSFFRIGTIICAVHDASDVFLEAAKVFKYSGKELSASILFGLFAISWVILRLVFFPFWIIKATSYELVEFLDLSLAYDKLLYYVFNTMLLMLLVFHIYWWILIYSMIMRQLRNRGRVGEDIRSDSEDDE, from the exons ATGGACCCGATCTTGACCTTCAATGGCTCTGCAAACCCCTCGCATTTCCTTCTTCCCATTTATTTCGCTTTTGGTTTCTTCCTTGCTCGGTTCATATTAGACAGATTCATTTTTCGA AAGCTGGCCATTTGGTTGTTGTATAGTAAAGCCAAAGCTATTTCATCAAGGATTGATGAGGCAACGATTGTAAAATGCTCAGAGTCTATGTGGAAGCTGACATACTATGCTACTGTTGAAATATGTGTTCTAAAAATTACCTGCAACGAACCATGGTTCAGAGATACAAAAGAGTACTTCAGAGGCTGGCCACATCAAGAATTGGG GTTTCCAATAATGCTTTTCTACATGTGCCAATGTGGATTCTACATATACAGTATTGCTGCCCTCCTTATTTGGGAAACTAGAAGGAAAGATTTTTCTGTGATGATGTCTCATCATGTAATTACAGTTATACTGATTGGATACTCATACAGTACAAG TTTTTTCCGGATAGGAACGATTATCTGCGCTGTGCATGATGCAAGTGATGTATTCTTAGAAGCTGCTAAAGTTTTCAAATATTCTGGCAAGGAGCTTAGTGCAAGCATTTTATTTGGGCTGTTTGCCATCTCATGGGTCATACTACGACTAGTATTCTTTCCCTTTTGGATTATCAAAGCAACAAG CTATGAATTGGTGGAGTTTTTGGATTTATCACTAGCCTACGACAAATTACTGTACTATGTCTTCAATACAATGCTGCTGATGTTACTTGTTTTCCACATCTACTGGTGGATCCTGATATACTCAATGATAATGAGACAGctgagaaacagaggaagagtaGGAGAAGATATAAGATCTG ATTCAGAAGATGATGAATAG